Within Planctomycetota bacterium, the genomic segment GAGCAACCCGCGGTTGATCTTCGAGCGCCTGTTCGCCGGCGGCCGCCCCGGCGAGTCGGCCGAGGCCCGCGCCCGGCGCGAGCAGCACGAGCTCTCGATCCTCGACTTCGTCCAGGACGAGGCCAAGGCCCTCGAACGCCGCGTTGGCGGGGCCGACCGCCGCAAGCTCGACGAGTATTTCAGCGCCGTCCGCGAGGTCGAGCGGCGGATCGAGGCGGCCGCCAGCGCGGCGAGCGAGACGGCGCTGGGGATGGCCCGCCCCGAAGGCGTTCCCGACAGCTACCAGGACCACATCCGCCTCCTCGGCGACCTCCTGGTGCTGTCGTTCCAGACCGACGCCACGCGCGTGTCGACGTTCGTGTTCGCCAACGAGGGGAGCAACCGCAGCTACGCCTTCATGGGCGTGCCCGAGGGGCACCACGACCTCTCCCACCACGGCAACGATCCCGGCAAGCAGGACAAGATCCGGCGGATCAACTACTTCCACGTCGAGCAGCTCGCCTACCTGCTGCGGCGGCTCGACGCGGTCCAGGAAGGGGACGGCACGCTCCTCGACCACTCGATGCTGCTCTACGGCAGCGGCATCGGCGACGGCAACCGCCACAACCACAACGACCTGCCGATCCTCCTCGCCGGCGGTGCCGGGGGAGCGGTCAAGCAGGGGGTCCACGTCGTCCACCCGACCGACACGCCGCTGACCAACCTGTTCCTCGGCATGCTCGACGCCGTCGGCTGCCATGCCGAACGCCTCGGCGACAGCACGGGGCGGATCAACGTCGGCTGAGCAGCGGTCACCGCGGGCCGGGCGGGCACCAGCGCTCGATCCAGCCGAACACCTCTTCGTGCCAGCGGCGCGCGTTGGCCGGCTTGTTCACCCAGTGCCCCTCGTCGGGGAAGTTCACGAACCGGCTCTCCACTCCCTGGCGCTGCAGCGCCGCGAACAGCTCGTGCCCCTGCCCGACCGGGCAGCGGAAATCGAGGTCGTTGTGGATCACGAGGAACGGCGTCTTGTGCCGCGCCAACTCGCCGGCGCGGGCATGCGGGCTGAGCTCGCGGTAGCGCCCCGGCTGCTCCCAGGGGAGCCCGCCGTGGTCGTTTTCGTCGAACCACAATTCGTCGGTCGTCCCCCACATGCTGTCGAAGTTCCAGACCGAGCAGTGGCTGACGATGCAGCGGAACCGGGGGGCGACGTCGTTGACTGCGAACCAATTCATCATGTAGCCACCGAAGCTCGCCCCGGCGGTGGCGATCCGGTCGGGATCGACGAACGGCAGTGCCACCGTGGCGTCGAGGCCGGCGACGAGATCGCGGTAGCACTTCCCCCCCCAGTCGCCGGTGATCTCGTCGACGAATGCCTGACCGAATCCGGTCGAGCCGCGCGGGTTGGGCATCAGGACCACGTAGCCGCGCGCCGCCCAGAGTTGGGCGTTCCAGCGCCAGCCCCAGGAATCCTCCCACGCCCCCTGCGGTCCGCCGTGGACGAGGTACGCCACCGGCCACTTCCGCGCCGGATCGAATCCCGGTGGCTCGAGGAGCCACATGTGCATCGTCGCTCCCCCCTCGACGGGCACACGCAGCGCGCGCGGCCGGCGTAGCTCCAGGCCGCCAAGTGCCGCCTCGTTGGCCCGGCTCACCGGCACCCGCGGCACCTCGGTGCCGCCGTCGAGCGCGGCGACGGTGTAGACCTCCGCCGGCGCGTCGAGCCGTGTGACCAACAGCGCCGCCCCGCGCCCTGCCGTCGACAGTGCCGTCGGCATCCCCGGCCAGCGGCGGTCGACGTCGGTCGGCCGCCCGTCGGGAAACGCCCGCCCCAGGGCTGCCGTGCCGTCGACCTCGTGGAGGAAGACGACCATTGGCCGCCCCCCCGCGTCGCTCGCCCAGGCGATCTCGCCGGTCGAAACGTCGACCGCGGAGGTGAGGTTTCGCGGTGGGCCGGCGAGCGTGCCGTCGGGATTGGCGTCGGCG encodes:
- a CDS encoding DUF1552 domain-containing protein produces the protein MSLPVLSRRTVLRGLGTSLALPLLDCMRPASAAATGAGAPVRMAFLYVPNGVHMQDWTPATTGGDFPLSCILEPLSDLRGKFSIHTGLAHDKAKANGDGPGDHARALATFLTGTQARKTAGADIRAGVSIDQLAAHHLGKRTRFPSLEIGTEGGGQSGSCDSGYSCVYSANIAWRNETQSVPKESNPRLIFERLFAGGRPGESAEARARREQHELSILDFVQDEAKALERRVGGADRRKLDEYFSAVREVERRIEAAASAASETALGMARPEGVPDSYQDHIRLLGDLLVLSFQTDATRVSTFVFANEGSNRSYAFMGVPEGHHDLSHHGNDPGKQDKIRRINYFHVEQLAYLLRRLDAVQEGDGTLLDHSMLLYGSGIGDGNRHNHNDLPILLAGGAGGAVKQGVHVVHPTDTPLTNLFLGMLDAVGCHAERLGDSTGRINVG
- a CDS encoding S9 family peptidase: YSQLPFAESDSLNAARERALAADPVKARTFTRLFFRHWDSYVEDKRRHLFVIDASGAGCRDVTPGDRDAAPTSKTFAVADDHCFSPDSRHLVFTAVPATGEAWSTDHDLCRVAVDAPTVDWERITPPNPAADNSPRYSPDGRWLAWRAQRRPGYEADKWDVVVADANPDGTLAGPPRNLTSAVDVSTGEIAWASDAGGRPMVVFLHEVDGTAALGRAFPDGRPTDVDRRWPGMPTALSTAGRGAALLVTRLDAPAEVYTVAALDGGTEVPRVPVSRANEAALGGLELRRPRALRVPVEGGATMHMWLLEPPGFDPARKWPVAYLVHGGPQGAWEDSWGWRWNAQLWAARGYVVLMPNPRGSTGFGQAFVDEITGDWGGKCYRDLVAGLDATVALPFVDPDRIATAGASFGGYMMNWFAVNDVAPRFRCIVSHCSVWNFDSMWGTTDELWFDENDHGGLPWEQPGRYRELSPHARAGELARHKTPFLVIHNDLDFRCPVGQGHELFAALQRQGVESRFVNFPDEGHWVNKPANARRWHEEVFGWIERWCPPGPR